The Myxococcota bacterium genomic sequence TCGCCGCCGTCGCCGCGCACGGCCCGGTGGACGTGCTCGTGAACAACGCCGGCATCGGCGGCGCGACCCCGCTCGAGCTCGTGCCCGAAGACGAGCACCGCGCGATGTTCGAAACCAATTACTTCGGCGCGATCCGCTGCATCCAGGCGGTGCTCCCGAGCATGCGCGAGCGCCGGACCGGCGCGATCGTGAACGTGACTTCGATCGCGGGCCTGATCGCGACCGCGAACCAGCTGCCCTACTCCGCCTCGAAGTGGGCGCTGGAGTGCGCGGGCGAGGCGCTGGCCGCCGAGGTGAAGAGCCTGGGGATCCGCGTGGTGAACGTCGAGCCGGGCGTGATCATGACCAGCATCTTCGAGAACTCGGCCGCGGCCACGCGCTACGACAAGGCCTCGCCGTACAAGCAGATCATGCGGCGCAACGGCAAGCTGTTCGCCGCGGGCTTCCGCGCCGCGGCGCAGCCACAGCGCGTGGCCGAGGTGATCCTCGAGGCCATCACCACGCCGCACTACCGGCTGCGCTGGCCGGTGGGCGAAGACGCCGTGGGGCTCGCGGCCGGCCGGCCGAAGATCTCCGACGAGGACTTCGTCGCACTCGGCGACGACCTCAGCGACGACGAGTACAACCGCCGCTACTACGAGTACTTCGGCATCAAGCTCTAGTGCCGGCGAGCGCCGGGGCCGCCGCAGCCGGGCGCACCGGGGCCGGGCCCGCCGGTCTCGACGGGCGGCGGAGTCAGCGGCGGCGGAGTCACGACCGGGGGCGGCGCCGGCACGGGCGGGCCGCACACCACGCCGGGCGCGCAGCCGCCGCCGTCGGGCGG encodes the following:
- a CDS encoding SDR family oxidoreductase; the encoded protein is MSDSRRIAVVTGTSTGIGLATALHLAAHGHRVFAGMRNLGKAEPLRKAAREAGVAVELIELDVTSADSVTRAFAAVAAHGPVDVLVNNAGIGGATPLELVPEDEHRAMFETNYFGAIRCIQAVLPSMRERRTGAIVNVTSIAGLIATANQLPYSASKWALECAGEALAAEVKSLGIRVVNVEPGVIMTSIFENSAAATRYDKASPYKQIMRRNGKLFAAGFRAAAQPQRVAEVILEAITTPHYRLRWPVGEDAVGLAAGRPKISDEDFVALGDDLSDDEYNRRYYEYFGIKL